One genomic region from Microcystis panniformis FACHB-1757 encodes:
- the gnd gene encoding decarboxylating NADP(+)-dependent phosphogluconate dehydrogenase, which translates to MTKRTFGVIGLAVMGENLALNVESRGFPIAVYNRTASKTKEFMETRAVGKDVKAAYSLEEFVQILERPRKILVMVKAGPPVDAVIEQLKPLLEEGDMIIDGGNSLYEDTERRTRDLESTTKLGFVGMGVSGGEEGALHGPSLMPGGTEFAYRELEPILIKIAAQVDDGPCVTYVGSGGAGHYVKMVHNGIEYGDMQLIAEAYDVLKNGLGLSNQQLQETFAEWNRTDELNSYLIEITADIFKYVDPETGHHLIDLILDSAGQKGTGRWTVLSSLELGVPIPTIYAAVNARVMSAYKDERVAAAKELPGPGETYPGDAALFVDKVRDALYCSKMCSYAQGMALIAKASQEFNYNISLPESARIWKGGCIIRAGFLDKIRKAFAENPGLPNLLLAPEFKQSILDRQEAWREVLVLANKLGIPVPAFSSSLDYFDSYRRANLPQNLTQAQRDYFGAHTYERTDKPRGEFFHTEWMAGL; encoded by the coding sequence ATGACTAAACGTACCTTCGGTGTTATCGGACTAGCTGTCATGGGAGAAAATCTCGCTCTCAATGTGGAGAGTCGGGGTTTTCCCATCGCTGTTTACAATCGCACCGCCAGCAAAACTAAAGAATTTATGGAAACTCGCGCCGTCGGCAAAGATGTCAAGGCGGCCTATAGTTTAGAAGAATTCGTCCAAATTTTAGAGCGTCCCCGCAAAATTCTGGTCATGGTAAAAGCTGGCCCGCCGGTGGATGCCGTGATCGAACAATTAAAACCCCTTCTCGAAGAAGGAGATATGATTATCGATGGCGGTAACTCCCTCTACGAGGACACGGAAAGACGCACCCGCGACCTAGAATCGACCACTAAACTGGGTTTTGTCGGCATGGGAGTCAGTGGTGGCGAAGAAGGCGCTCTGCACGGTCCTTCCCTGATGCCGGGGGGTACAGAGTTCGCCTATCGGGAATTAGAGCCGATTTTAATTAAAATTGCCGCCCAAGTCGATGATGGTCCCTGTGTCACCTATGTGGGATCTGGTGGTGCGGGCCATTATGTGAAAATGGTTCACAATGGCATCGAGTACGGCGATATGCAGTTAATTGCGGAAGCCTACGATGTACTGAAAAATGGTCTAGGATTAAGCAATCAGCAGTTACAGGAAACTTTCGCCGAGTGGAACCGCACCGATGAGCTTAATTCTTATTTAATTGAAATTACCGCCGATATCTTTAAGTATGTTGACCCGGAAACTGGTCATCATCTGATAGATTTAATCTTGGATTCGGCGGGACAAAAGGGAACAGGACGCTGGACTGTATTAAGTTCCTTGGAGTTGGGGGTGCCAATTCCGACCATTTATGCTGCGGTTAATGCTCGCGTGATGTCCGCTTATAAGGATGAACGGGTGGCAGCCGCCAAAGAGTTACCCGGACCTGGGGAAACCTATCCGGGGGATGCGGCACTATTTGTGGATAAGGTGCGTGATGCTCTTTACTGCTCGAAAATGTGTTCCTATGCCCAGGGTATGGCTTTAATCGCTAAAGCTTCTCAGGAGTTTAACTATAATATCAGTCTGCCGGAATCGGCCCGGATTTGGAAGGGCGGCTGTATTATTCGGGCCGGTTTCTTGGATAAAATTCGCAAGGCTTTTGCGGAAAATCCGGGCCTGCCGAATTTGTTGTTAGCGCCGGAATTTAAGCAAAGTATCCTCGATCGCCAAGAAGCTTGGCGTGAGGTGTTAGTCTTAGCTAATAAGTTGGGAATTCCCGTCCCGGCTTTTAGTTCTTCTTTGGACTATTTTGATAGTTATCGTCGGGCCAATTTACCGCAAAATCTCACCCAAGCACAACGGGATTATTTTGGCGCTCATACCTATGAACGTACCGATAAACCCAGAGGTGAGTTTTTCCATACGGAATGGATGGCCGGACTGTAA
- a CDS encoding ribonuclease HII, whose protein sequence is MSAEPLIAGVDEVGRGALFGPVVAAVVVTVPSGFARLWELGVKDSKQLSPQKRQKLSQQIQRDFVCRIGYATVKEIDRLNIFHASLLAMSRAMQKLPLSPSLCWVDGKHIIKDLSIPQKAVIQGDRQSPVIAAASIVAKVWRDDLITRWHRRYPDYGLPRHKGYGTAQHLEAIGNYGLTSQHRLSFSPCQPRLRP, encoded by the coding sequence ATGAGCGCAGAACCCTTAATTGCCGGTGTCGATGAGGTGGGGCGCGGGGCTTTATTTGGCCCCGTGGTGGCGGCGGTAGTGGTCACTGTCCCCTCTGGTTTTGCGCGGCTGTGGGAGTTGGGGGTGAAGGATAGTAAGCAACTTAGCCCCCAAAAACGGCAAAAGTTGAGCCAGCAAATACAACGGGATTTTGTTTGTCGCATCGGTTATGCTACGGTGAAAGAGATCGATCGCTTGAATATTTTTCATGCCTCCCTACTGGCGATGAGCAGAGCTATGCAGAAATTACCCCTTTCTCCCAGTCTCTGCTGGGTCGATGGCAAGCACATTATTAAAGATTTGTCAATCCCCCAAAAGGCGGTAATTCAGGGAGATCGACAATCCCCGGTAATTGCGGCGGCTAGTATCGTGGCCAAAGTCTGGCGCGATGACTTAATTACTCGTTGGCACAGACGCTATCCCGATTATGGACTCCCTCGTCACAAGGGTTATGGCACTGCTCAACACCTAGAAGCGATTGGCAACTATGGACTTACTTCTCAGCACCGGCTCTCTTTTAGTCCCTGTCAACCGAGGTTGAGGCCATGA
- a CDS encoding Rne/Rng family ribonuclease, whose amino-acid sequence MPKQIIIAEQHHIAAVFWEDQIQELVVATGNQQVADIYLGLVENVIPGIDAAFVNIGDAERNGFIHVTDLGPLRLKKTAGAITELLAPQQKVLVQVMKEPTGNKGPRLTGNVTLPGRYLVLMPNGRGVNLSRRIRSEDERSRLRALGILVKPAGMGLLVRTEAEGKAEEAIIEDLEFLQKQWENIQQMAVSTRAPALLNRDDDFIQRVLRDMYSADVNRIVVDNPMAVKRVKQQLTNWGGGKALEGVYIDSHRETQPILDYFRVNAAIREALKPRVDLPSGGYIIIEPTEALTVIDVNSGSFTRSATARETVLWTNSEAATEIARQLRLRNIGGVVVVDFIDMDSRRDQLKLLELFNKALKSDKARPQIAQLSELGLVELTRKRQGKNIYELFGKTCNHCGGLGHLAHLPGEGNAIALETPTVSRAEKETFVVAPTNTKVLPDKSAPSVAAAEPYLEVFSEFEAEENAQEIDLSFHPNYQEQVNNSRRRRRRRPSELLLKEERSEKASTNGVNNEIEPESEPQRFEEKRERPARLSKRGEDASAAKNIPVSERERVSVEMTPVEQEVYSLMGISPLILVDKEFKDPKSVIVSVKLPGEREAENPEMPAATPEISLIPTPEAEVAPVEGMETGEEAENRSLVRRRRRSTTSEVSQEINQEASPPVTFTPEPITTETPVFLGEVIPLETPVSAEVTEEPQLEAETAVLRRRRRRSSATVDES is encoded by the coding sequence ATGCCAAAACAAATAATCATAGCCGAACAACACCATATAGCGGCTGTTTTTTGGGAAGATCAAATTCAGGAATTAGTTGTAGCCACAGGTAATCAGCAGGTGGCCGACATCTATCTAGGATTAGTGGAAAATGTCATCCCCGGGATAGATGCAGCCTTCGTCAATATTGGCGACGCGGAACGCAATGGCTTTATCCATGTCACCGACCTGGGCCCCTTAAGACTGAAAAAAACCGCCGGTGCTATCACGGAATTACTGGCCCCCCAGCAAAAAGTGCTGGTACAGGTAATGAAAGAACCCACCGGCAACAAGGGACCGCGGCTAACGGGAAATGTCACTCTCCCCGGTCGTTATCTGGTATTGATGCCCAATGGTCGCGGGGTGAATCTTTCCCGTCGCATCCGCAGTGAAGACGAGCGCTCCCGTTTACGAGCTTTAGGGATTTTGGTCAAACCGGCGGGGATGGGGTTGCTGGTACGCACCGAGGCCGAAGGCAAAGCGGAAGAGGCGATTATCGAGGATTTGGAATTTCTGCAAAAACAGTGGGAGAATATCCAACAGATGGCCGTCAGCACCCGGGCCCCGGCCCTGCTGAACCGCGATGATGACTTTATTCAAAGGGTTTTGCGGGATATGTACAGTGCCGATGTCAATCGCATTGTTGTGGATAACCCGATGGCGGTAAAACGAGTGAAACAGCAATTGACGAACTGGGGCGGCGGCAAAGCTCTCGAAGGGGTTTATATCGACTCCCATCGGGAAACCCAGCCAATTCTCGACTATTTCCGGGTTAACGCCGCCATTCGCGAGGCCCTGAAACCCCGGGTTGATTTACCCTCCGGCGGCTACATTATCATCGAACCGACGGAAGCTTTAACGGTAATTGATGTTAACTCCGGTTCCTTTACCCGTTCGGCCACGGCCCGGGAAACCGTACTCTGGACTAATAGCGAGGCCGCCACAGAAATCGCCCGACAACTGCGCTTGAGAAATATCGGCGGTGTGGTGGTGGTGGACTTCATCGATATGGATTCCCGTCGCGACCAGTTGAAACTGCTGGAATTGTTTAATAAGGCCCTGAAAAGCGATAAGGCCCGGCCCCAGATTGCCCAATTATCGGAATTGGGGTTAGTGGAATTAACTCGTAAGCGTCAGGGGAAAAACATTTATGAATTATTCGGCAAAACCTGTAACCATTGCGGCGGACTGGGCCATTTAGCCCATCTACCCGGAGAAGGCAACGCCATCGCCCTAGAAACCCCCACCGTTAGCCGCGCGGAAAAAGAAACCTTTGTCGTTGCTCCGACTAATACAAAAGTTCTACCCGATAAGAGCGCTCCTAGCGTTGCGGCGGCCGAACCCTATCTAGAAGTTTTCTCCGAATTTGAGGCCGAAGAAAACGCCCAAGAGATAGATCTTTCCTTCCATCCCAACTACCAAGAACAGGTTAATAATTCTCGCCGTCGCCGTCGCCGTCGTCCCTCGGAACTGTTACTAAAAGAGGAACGGAGCGAAAAAGCCTCTACTAACGGTGTTAACAACGAAATCGAGCCGGAATCGGAACCCCAACGCTTTGAGGAAAAACGAGAACGCCCCGCCCGTCTCTCGAAACGGGGAGAAGATGCCAGCGCCGCCAAAAATATCCCCGTCAGCGAACGGGAGCGGGTTTCCGTGGAAATGACCCCGGTAGAACAGGAAGTTTATTCTTTAATGGGCATTTCTCCCCTGATTCTGGTGGATAAGGAGTTTAAAGACCCGAAATCGGTGATTGTTTCCGTGAAACTGCCAGGGGAAAGAGAAGCGGAAAACCCAGAAATGCCTGCTGCCACTCCTGAAATATCCTTGATTCCTACCCCAGAAGCTGAGGTCGCACCAGTCGAAGGGATGGAAACCGGCGAGGAAGCCGAAAATCGTTCCTTGGTGCGCCGTCGTCGTCGTTCCACCACTAGCGAAGTTAGTCAGGAAATCAACCAAGAAGCTAGTCCACCAGTGACTTTTACGCCCGAACCGATTACGACCGAAACTCCAGTTTTTCTGGGCGAAGTCATTCCTTTAGAGACCCCGGTGAGCGCCGAGGTGACAGAGGAGCCACAACTAGAGGCTGAAACCGCGGTGCTGCGTCGTCGTCGTCGTCGTTCCTCCGCCACTGTCGATGAGTCATGA
- a CDS encoding DUF2232 domain-containing protein, translating into MNDSNANSPAQSSEETIDETNWVDMGEEGKPLDKPTPKPIQPSPLKSIATLITVETAFLASATSLIWLIDYYFPLGPLLRVFFPIPIALAYLRWGARCAWMTALVSSLLLSVLMGPTRSIVFLIPHGLMGVQLGLCWRRGARWEFSILTGGLLGAFGLFFRFWLFSILLGENLWLYVITQATNFIDWIFTWLGILAKPTLLQVQSVAVVGIFVNSLLYLFAVHLVALLVLDRLGNPISRPPKWVQVILDYE; encoded by the coding sequence ATGAATGATTCTAACGCTAATTCTCCCGCTCAATCCTCAGAAGAGACAATAGATGAAACCAATTGGGTGGACATGGGGGAAGAAGGGAAACCCCTAGATAAACCCACCCCCAAACCTATCCAACCATCTCCCCTCAAGTCTATCGCTACCCTGATCACGGTGGAGACGGCTTTTTTGGCCAGTGCTACCAGTTTAATCTGGTTAATTGACTATTATTTTCCCCTCGGACCGTTATTAAGGGTTTTCTTCCCGATTCCTATCGCTTTGGCCTATTTACGTTGGGGCGCTCGTTGTGCTTGGATGACAGCATTAGTTTCTAGTTTACTTTTGTCGGTGTTAATGGGACCGACTCGCAGTATTGTCTTTTTGATTCCCCACGGCTTGATGGGGGTACAATTGGGGCTATGCTGGCGCCGGGGTGCGCGCTGGGAATTTTCTATCTTGACTGGGGGACTGTTGGGGGCTTTTGGTTTATTCTTTCGTTTTTGGCTGTTTTCAATTCTTTTAGGCGAAAATCTCTGGTTATATGTGATTACCCAAGCGACTAATTTTATTGATTGGATTTTCACCTGGTTAGGGATTCTCGCTAAACCGACGCTGCTGCAAGTGCAATCGGTGGCAGTTGTGGGCATATTTGTCAATAGTTTATTATACTTATTTGCCGTACATTTAGTGGCCTTATTAGTTCTCGATCGCCTCGGTAATCCGATTTCTCGTCCACCCAAATGGGTGCAGGTCATACTAGATTATGAGTGA
- a CDS encoding Uma2 family endonuclease, whose amino-acid sequence MTTFPIIDNNEFCADEVKFPPRDIWSEEPPLESYAHLQQILILLQCLEWLWQDRNDYFAAANLSIYYSPNQKKSEDFRGPDFFVVLGTERRLDRKSWVVWGEGGKYPDVIVEILSPSTAKVDRGQKKQIYQDIFRTPDYFWFDPETLEFQGFRLMEGQYQAIEPTDRGWLWSDRLGLFLGIYQQQLRYFNREGELIPTPAEVAKQERQEKVLALQQIEKLKSRLRELGADLEGI is encoded by the coding sequence ATGACCACTTTTCCCATCATCGACAATAACGAGTTCTGTGCGGATGAGGTAAAATTTCCCCCCAGGGATATCTGGAGTGAGGAACCCCCCTTGGAAAGCTACGCTCATTTACAACAAATTCTGATTTTACTTCAATGTTTAGAATGGTTATGGCAAGATCGCAATGATTATTTTGCTGCCGCTAATTTGAGCATTTATTATAGTCCTAATCAGAAAAAATCTGAGGATTTTCGCGGCCCAGATTTTTTTGTCGTTTTGGGAACAGAAAGACGCTTGGATCGAAAAAGTTGGGTGGTTTGGGGAGAAGGGGGCAAATATCCCGATGTTATCGTGGAAATTCTCTCTCCTAGTACCGCCAAAGTAGATCGCGGCCAGAAAAAACAAATTTATCAAGATATTTTTCGCACTCCCGATTATTTTTGGTTCGATCCTGAAACCTTAGAATTTCAAGGATTTAGGCTAATGGAAGGGCAATATCAAGCAATTGAACCGACAGACAGAGGTTGGTTGTGGAGCGATCGCTTAGGCTTATTTCTGGGTATTTATCAACAACAATTACGCTATTTTAATAGGGAGGGGGAATTAATTCCTACCCCCGCAGAAGTGGCTAAACAGGAACGTCAAGAGAAGGTTTTAGCTTTACAACAAATAGAAAAATTAAAATCTCGTTTACGCGAGTTAGGAGCCGATTTAGAAGGTATTTAA
- a CDS encoding CO2 hydration protein yields the protein MTGTLIKAKIPPSTHEFADIIHRLEAGGSMLPDTPENLMQIIGIYKAYAVPMDFYWRDLLYIAERVFLDPLPFFKYFLPQEYLDLQNHYAGDNADLRIWRGTGSAHPELLEFMDKGKTRKMPRLIHHLWHDRINMEFAEACMQAMLWHGRDMGWGLFDAYLDSEEYRQNADRAIKAYFKKNPVMMKLYDLFPDMFLEQVRMMSYYSNLGLFWEVMAPVFFEMSDIYDEGGFKGVPDAMNFLVNGIFAIAGRPIYHHVYIDGQCYEIIPKSKAFTWLYEAALPYVEAVFYRTAPFRGTKSYNAQAKQVPDEQKDFHYGILYADVFPVGTAGIPPTLLMDDMYHFLPQYLIDYYQQQCRGQDDILIQLGISFQRSMYNVTSAVIQALRTALLYPLDDPNPKHLLKNRQFFEAQMDRFKRPEARLRDIQSPNYR from the coding sequence ATGACTGGGACATTAATCAAAGCCAAAATTCCCCCTTCTACTCACGAATTTGCCGACATTATCCATCGTTTAGAAGCGGGTGGATCCATGTTGCCGGATACTCCCGAAAACCTGATGCAAATTATCGGCATTTATAAAGCTTATGCCGTACCGATGGATTTTTATTGGCGAGATCTGCTCTATATTGCCGAACGAGTTTTCCTCGATCCTTTGCCCTTTTTTAAATATTTTCTGCCCCAAGAATACCTAGACCTACAAAATCATTACGCTGGCGATAATGCCGATTTACGCATCTGGCGCGGTACGGGTTCCGCTCACCCTGAATTGTTAGAATTCATGGATAAAGGTAAAACCCGAAAAATGCCCAGATTAATCCATCATCTCTGGCATGACCGTATTAATATGGAATTTGCCGAAGCTTGTATGCAAGCCATGTTATGGCATGGCCGTGATATGGGTTGGGGTTTATTTGATGCCTATCTTGATTCAGAAGAATATCGCCAAAATGCCGACCGCGCTATTAAGGCCTATTTCAAGAAAAACCCCGTGATGATGAAACTTTATGACCTGTTCCCCGATATGTTTTTGGAACAGGTGCGGATGATGTCCTATTACTCTAATTTAGGACTATTCTGGGAAGTGATGGCCCCGGTATTTTTCGAGATGTCTGATATCTACGATGAAGGCGGGTTTAAAGGTGTTCCCGATGCTATGAATTTCCTCGTCAATGGCATTTTTGCCATCGCTGGCCGGCCAATTTACCATCACGTTTATATTGATGGTCAATGCTACGAAATTATCCCCAAATCAAAGGCTTTTACTTGGCTTTATGAAGCGGCTTTACCCTATGTGGAAGCGGTCTTTTATCGTACTGCTCCCTTCCGGGGTACAAAGTCCTATAATGCCCAAGCAAAACAGGTTCCCGACGAACAAAAAGACTTTCACTATGGCATTCTTTATGCGGATGTTTTCCCCGTGGGTACTGCGGGAATTCCCCCCACGTTGTTAATGGATGATATGTATCATTTTTTACCCCAATATCTGATCGATTACTATCAGCAACAATGCCGGGGGCAAGATGATATTTTGATTCAATTGGGCATTAGTTTCCAGCGATCGATGTATAATGTGACTTCGGCAGTTATTCAAGCTCTACGCACTGCTTTACTCTATCCCCTCGATGATCCTAATCCCAAACATTTACTGAAAAATCGTCAATTCTTTGAGGCACAAATGGACAGATTTAAACGCCCCGAAGCACGTCTTAGAGATATCCAAAGTCCTAATTATCGTTGA
- a CDS encoding NADH-quinone oxidoreductase subunit M yields MLSTLLWLPIIGAIIVGLFPDKFAPAKLRQITVFFVAAVFLWSLYLLTQYNLTSSGFQFSEYREWAKPIGLSYNLGVDGLSLPLIILNCFLTGIAIYSTEEKLERPRLYYILILLINAGVSGALMAKNLLLFIVFYELELIPFYLMIAIWGGEKRGYASIKFLLYTAVSGLLVLAAFLGIGFLNGGTFDYSSLSTADFSPKTQLLLLTLLLVGFGIKIPLVPLHTWLPDAYTEASPATAILLGGILAKLGTYGLVRFGLQLFPETWSLIAPGLAIIGVISVIYGALSAIAQKDIKRMVAYSSIGHMGYILVAAAAGTGLSVLGAVAQMISHGLILALLFYLVGIVERKAGTRDLDVLNGLMNPIRGLPLVSALLILAGMASAGIPGLVGFVAEFIVFQGSFSRFPVQTVLCIIASGLTAVYFVILLNRTCFGKLDNQLAYYPKVLKSETIPAFVLMVLIVFLGIQPNYLVRWIEPTTNSMVASLSGEAKPSFVFKKSSQKSSKTNWLNRGKFLSNS; encoded by the coding sequence ATGCTCAGTACCCTGCTTTGGTTGCCAATAATTGGAGCAATTATCGTCGGTCTTTTCCCCGATAAATTTGCGCCAGCAAAATTACGTCAAATAACTGTCTTTTTTGTTGCCGCCGTCTTCTTGTGGTCTTTATATCTGCTGACTCAATATAACTTAACCAGCAGTGGCTTTCAATTTTCTGAATACCGCGAATGGGCAAAACCAATCGGTTTAAGTTATAACCTCGGAGTCGATGGTTTGTCCTTACCGTTAATTATTTTAAACTGTTTCTTGACAGGAATAGCTATCTATAGTACCGAAGAAAAACTAGAGCGTCCCCGACTTTATTACATCCTAATCCTCCTGATTAACGCCGGGGTTTCTGGAGCATTAATGGCCAAAAACCTGCTGCTGTTCATCGTTTTCTATGAACTAGAATTAATCCCCTTTTATCTGATGATTGCTATCTGGGGAGGCGAAAAACGTGGCTATGCTTCGATTAAATTTCTTCTCTACACTGCTGTCTCTGGGTTATTAGTCCTAGCGGCATTTTTAGGCATAGGTTTCCTCAACGGTGGTACTTTTGACTATTCCTCCCTCTCCACCGCCGATTTTTCCCCAAAAACCCAGTTACTGCTCTTAACTCTGCTGTTAGTGGGATTTGGCATCAAAATCCCCCTCGTACCTCTCCATACTTGGCTACCGGATGCCTATACGGAAGCTTCCCCCGCTACAGCAATTTTATTAGGTGGTATCCTCGCTAAACTCGGTACTTATGGCTTAGTTCGCTTTGGTCTGCAATTATTCCCGGAAACTTGGTCTTTAATCGCCCCCGGACTGGCAATTATCGGCGTTATTAGCGTTATTTACGGGGCCTTGAGCGCTATTGCCCAAAAAGACATTAAACGCATGGTGGCCTACAGTTCGATCGGTCACATGGGCTATATACTGGTAGCAGCCGCCGCCGGCACGGGTTTAAGCGTCCTTGGTGCCGTCGCGCAGATGATTAGCCACGGTCTCATTCTCGCCCTCTTATTCTATCTGGTGGGCATCGTCGAACGCAAAGCCGGAACTAGAGATTTAGACGTTTTAAACGGTTTAATGAACCCAATTCGCGGTTTACCCTTGGTTAGCGCCCTGTTAATTCTCGCCGGTATGGCCAGTGCTGGGATCCCCGGATTAGTGGGATTTGTGGCGGAATTTATCGTTTTTCAGGGTAGTTTCTCCCGTTTTCCCGTGCAGACGGTTCTCTGTATCATCGCTTCCGGTTTAACGGCGGTTTACTTTGTTATCCTGCTTAATCGCACCTGTTTTGGTAAATTGGATAATCAACTTGCCTACTATCCCAAAGTCCTGAAATCGGAAACTATCCCCGCTTTTGTCCTAATGGTATTAATCGTCTTTTTAGGTATTCAACCCAATTATTTAGTCCGTTGGATTGAACCCACCACTAACTCGATGGTTGCCAGCTTATCGGGGGAAGCAAAACCTAGTTTTGTCTTCAAAAAATCTTCGCAAAAGTCCTCAAAAACCAACTGGTTAAATCGGGGTAAATTTTTGAGTAATAGTTAG
- a CDS encoding carbonic anhydrase: protein MFNTSRRQLIRYGGGFLGTSLAASVLGSQLSKTNAQTAVNSQPWLTAQNQGLNPDQALTMLMEGNQRFWERRKKSPNRDQARLTEVAESQAPFAAILGCADSRVPAEIVFDQGLGDLFVCRVAGNLATSEEIGSLEFGTLVLGAKVIVVLGHSRCGAVKATIEGGRFPGQIGRLIDGLQVGVDRAEKQPGSNKLERAIKSNVIYQVEKLGKSPVMGDLVDKKQLKIVGAYYDLDTGKVNLI from the coding sequence ATGTTCAACACCTCTCGTCGCCAATTAATCCGTTATGGGGGTGGTTTTTTGGGAACCAGTCTAGCCGCCTCTGTTTTGGGTTCTCAGTTGTCCAAAACTAACGCCCAAACCGCCGTTAATTCCCAGCCATGGCTAACGGCTCAAAATCAAGGATTGAACCCAGACCAGGCCTTAACTATGCTCATGGAAGGCAATCAACGTTTCTGGGAACGAAGAAAAAAAAGTCCTAACCGCGATCAAGCTCGACTCACAGAAGTGGCCGAAAGTCAAGCCCCTTTTGCGGCAATTTTGGGCTGTGCCGATTCTCGCGTGCCGGCAGAAATCGTTTTTGATCAAGGATTAGGAGATCTATTTGTTTGTCGGGTAGCGGGAAATTTAGCCACTTCCGAAGAAATTGGTAGCCTTGAATTCGGTACGTTGGTGTTAGGAGCCAAGGTAATTGTTGTCCTTGGTCATTCTCGTTGTGGAGCGGTAAAAGCCACCATTGAAGGCGGTCGTTTCCCCGGACAAATCGGTCGTTTAATCGATGGATTACAGGTGGGAGTTGATCGGGCAGAAAAACAACCCGGTTCTAACAAACTTGAGCGAGCGATTAAATCCAATGTTATCTATCAAGTAGAGAAATTGGGCAAATCCCCAGTCATGGGTGATTTAGTAGATAAAAAACAATTAAAAATTGTTGGAGCCTACTACGATCTCGATACTGGCAAAGTGAATTTAATTTAG